GTATATGGCACCATAGTTTATGCCACAGAAGGCTGCCATCTAGTATACTGCAGGGTATTGTTTTCAGCTGGCTACGTCACCCCTAGCGCTCTGTGTTGACCAGTCAGGACCCCTGGATCTATCAGATGTCAGCCCACACTGCCCACGAACAGTACAGTAGCACTGGGAAACAATggcggtgtgtgtggtgtgtgttcacTGCTGTACTGATGCTGGATTCATACATTCCGACCCTGGCTGGGAGAATGGAGTGTCTTTGTGTCGTGAACTCGTGTcaactctccctcttcctttcctcctctcagaATGAAAGGGGTGGATGAGGTTGATCTATCCTCTGACCGCAGCTGCCCGCCCCAGTGATAGGTCTGGActccatctcaaatggcaccctattgagctctggtcaaaagtagtgtactatgaaaggaatagggtgccatttgggactgaaGCAGCAAGTCCCGATGTGTCAGCTGGGCAGGAAGGCCTGTGATTCAGTCAACATGATGTCAATGGTCAGTTTTGATAAGAGGTGAACCTAGATAAACAGTCCAATGGTCATGACTTAGTAGTCAGACCCAGTTCAGTGTTTCCATATCAGTGTTTAAAGTCCCCTGAAGCAGCATTCATCAGGACTACAAACAAACATTAATTCAATTGATAGCAAAATGTGATTTGGTCGAGGCAACAGAGCAGggtggggggaagaggagagggaatagTGGTGAGGGGTTGTAGAGATGGTCTGTGTTTCTTCAGTTTCACCCAgaacccacccacccatccagacagacagacaagtaaAAGCTCATTGAGAGTGCTTTGACTACATTCCTTTAAGACACTGAGCTGTTGACCTGTTGTAAATATTTCCCAGCTTTGACCCAGGCTGTCATCCTGTTATTGTCCCATCTAGTGGCCTACAGTATCTTTCCACTCTTCCAATCCACTGATGATACCAATACTAGAgcagtaggctgcatctcatcTGACCTATCCAAACCCTGGAGGACATTGTTTCAAACAATGGATAATTGTCATcctttgtattttattttcagaGAGGTAGGCCTCTGTTGATTTGACATGGTACTGTGGTTTGTGATGTGTCGGGTAGCTGTACAGGTATGTTTGACACATACTTTGTGACACACATTTTATGATGGATATTTTATGACTAGAGGTCGATCGatgaatcggaatggccgatttcaagttttcataacaatcggaaatctgtatttataaaaataaaataaataaataaatcttttttttttctttacttaatctttatttaactcggcaagtcagttaagaacacattcttattttcaatgacggcctagaaacggtgggttaactgcctcgttcgggcagaacgacagattttcaccttgtcagctcgggagatccaatcttgcaaccttacagttaactaatccaacgcaataacgacctgcctctctctcgttgcactccacaaggagactgcctgttacgcaaatgcagtaagccaaggtaagttgctagctagcattaaacttatgttataaaaaacaatcaatcgtAATCacgagttaactacacatggttgatgatattactagatattatctagcgtgtcctgcgttgcatataatctgactgagcacacaagtatctaagtatctgactgagcggtggtaggcagaagcaggcgtgtaaacattcattcagaCAACACTctcatgcgttttgccagcagctcttcgttgtgcgtcaagcattgcgctatttatgacttcaagcctatcaactcccgagatgaggctggtgtaaccgaagtgaaatggctggcgaGTTAgagcgcgctaatagcgtttcaaacttcactcgctctgagccttggggtagttgtttcccttgctctgcatgggtaacgctgctttgatgtggctgttgtcgttgtgttgctggttcgagcccagggaggagcgaggagagggatggaagccatactgttacactggcaatagtcTACGGTTAATTAAATACTAatgtagagggaaatagtcctataattcctagaataactacaacctaaaaatttcttaactgggaatattgaagactcatgttaaaaagaaccaccagctttcatatgttctcatgttctgagcaaggaactgaaacgttagctttcttacatagcgcttattgcacttttactttcttctccaacactttgtttttgcattatttaaaccaaattgaacacatttcattatttagttgaggctaaattgattttattgatgtattatattaagttaagtgttcatttagtattgttgtaattgtcattattacaaatacattttaaaccggccgattaatcggtatcagattttttggtcctccaataatcattatcggcgttgaaaaatcataatcggtcgacctctttaTGACCtgtattattttgacatttcatcatagccttcctcccctccacacccacgcacaccacacacatacataccacacccacgcacaccacacacacacatacataccacgcacaccacacacacacacattcataccacacacacgcacattcatACCACGCACACCgcacaccacacacgcacaccacacacacattcacacattcacacgcacaccacacacacacacatacataccacacacacgcacaccacacacacacacatacataccacacacacgcatacataccacacacacgcacaccacaaaCCACCACCTCTGTACCTGTGGCATGATAGCAATAGAGGTAGGCCCACAGAATTAAATAGAACAATTGAATTAAAGGATCTTTATGGGTAGGCTGTGTCCTAGTTGACATTGTCTTTAGAGACCTTATGTAACACATAGTTAGCTACTAGTGTAATCTCTCTGGGAAGAATGAGCAGCTAAATATAGCTGGCCCATAAAGTTCTCCTGAAGATGCTGGGTGACTGAGTCATTACCACCCCGGGTCTGCTGGTTGCTCTCTGGTGGCTCTgaggtgaagtttcccctaggtacagatctaggatcagcttcccctcccccaatcctaacgTAAACCAATAGTGGGGGAAATGCAAAACTAACTCAAGATCAGCATCTAAGGGGCACCTTCAGGGCCAGACTTGGACCAGGCAGGTCCATAGGAAAGGAATGTCTCAGGACAGAATGCTGATGGTAGGAGTGCTACCTAGTGTTTAATGTTAGTGGTAGCTGGTAGGGAGAGGGGCTCTTTGGAGGAAAGGGGCAAAAATGTTTACCAATGAAGCATAACAGTTCCAAGGCACTCCCTAAAATGCTGTATTGTGTTGGCATAACTTAATAGGAAGGGTTAGGCTGAAAGCACAGGTATTGGACtgtgtaataaataataataataataataataataaatgccatttagcagacgctatccaaagcgacttacagtcatgtgtgcatacattctagtcCCGGGGAtcgtcatgctctaccaactgagctacagaaggacctcagtCAGTCATGTTCTCTGAGTACAAGGAAACAGTCCTCtgctctccacaccactctgatCTGATCAGTGTCAGACCAACCAGGAAGTGTTTCTATTGCACCAGGTTACATGttgctgtgtctgtctgctaCACTCACACGTCCCCTGATCACACTGCTCTAAGGTCAACACTTTGTTATGCTTTCATCGTCTGTGACcgacctggcaccctattccctatataagtaAATAGCCTTGTTCACATTAAAACAGCCCATAGCGCAGGAGCCTATCGCCTGCTTCGTTAGGCAGCTTGATGTACTGtaggtagccaggtagcctagtggttagagtggctaaccagcaggtagcctagtggctttcggttactagttcagccagtaaccgaaaggttgctagatcgaatccccgaactgacaaggtgaaaatctgtcgttctgcctctgaacaaggcagttaatccactgttcctaggccgtcattgtaaataagaaccaATTCCTAACTGTCTTGCCTTcttaaacaaaggttaaataaataaaaaataccccTGGGCAGGATGCTATTCTATGTtccctggtcaaagtagttcaCTATTGTAATAAGGTGTATTTTCAGAGACAGCCATTGACTCCAACTCTCCATTCTCAGATCCAGTGAAAAGTTGTTTCTCTTGTTGCCAGTTGTTTCATTTGTCGTGAAGGAACCAGTtctgttgttttggctgtgtcgTGGAGATGTTGCCAGATGAAGTCATGAGTTATGTTAATAATTAGTCTAGCCTTGGCACCCTATTCTATTCTCGCTGGGTGAAGTAGCGAGCTGCTCCTTAGGTAACATACCTACTCAGACTTTCCTGAGTCTGTCTGGTGCGTTGCGAGGTGATTCTGTCCAGTCAGGTCCTCTCCTGTCaggtcctgtcctctccctcctgtcaggtcctgtcctctccctcctgtcaggtcctgtcctctccctcctggcaggtcctctcctgtcctctcccctcctggcaggtcctctcctgtcctctcctctcccctcatggcaggtcctctcctgtcctctcctctcctctcctggcaggtcctcctcctgtcctctcctggcaggtcctctcctgtcctctcctctcctggcaggtcctctcctgtcctctcctctcctggcaggtcctctcctgtcttgtcctctcctgtcctctcctgtcttgtcctctcctctcctgtcaggtcctctcctctcctcctgtcctctcctgtcaggtcctctcctctcctgtcaggtcctgtttggtcctcctctcctgtcaggTCCTCTCCTGTCAGGTCCTCTCCTGTTAGgtcctgttaggtcctctcctgtCAGGTCCTGTCCTGTCAGGTCAGGTCCAGTCCTCTCCTGTcaggtcctgtcctctcctgtcaggtcctctcctctcctgtcaggtcctgtcctctcctctcctgtcaggtcctgtcctctcctctcctgtcaggtcctgtcctctcctctcctgtcaggtcctgtcctctcctctcctgtcaggtcctgtcctctcctctctgtcaggtcctgtcctctcctctcctatcaggtcctgccctctcctctcctggcagctcctgtcctctcctctcctgtcaggtcctctcctctcctgtcaggtcctctcctctcctatcaggtcctgccctctcctctcctgtcaggtcctgtcctctcctccccagtcAGGTCCTGTCTGTGAcgtccgtgtctgtctgtctctccttgcAGGATGTGAAACTGTCAGCCGAAGTGGAGCCGTTTGTCCCACAAAAGAATGGTCTGGAAGGAGCGCTGGTCACCATGAGCGTgtctggaggaggagaaggaggagggggggtagagCCCACCCCAATCCCCAGTTACCTCATCACCTGCTACCCTTTTGTCCAGGAGAATCAATCCAACAGGTAGACACATCACCCTACATCTTATAGTCCCTAGATCATGcagcctacaccctacacactaagggcaggtttcctggacacagattaagcctagtcctggattaAAACCATATTCAATGGGGAATTTCTGAGCACATGTCTTTTCATTCaaaactaggcttaatctgtctCTGGTAATTTGACCCTAAGAGTCTGAGGTGCGACTGTCACTGATACAATCTGTATTAGAACTACCCTGCCTCTGTACCTGAGCTGCTGACAGTTAGCCTAGCATTAGCTCGGAAAGAATCTCTATGGAGTCCAGGAATATTCCTGTTTCTGGCCCTCCTACAGGAATATTCCTGTTTCTGGCCCTCCTACAGGAATATTCCTGTTTCTGGCCCTCCTACAGGAATATTCCTGTTTCTGGCCCTCCTACAGGAATATTCCTGTTTCTGACCCTCCTACAGGAATGTGCCTGTTTCTGGCCCTCCTACAGGAATGTGTCTGTTTCTGGCCCTCCTACAGGAATGTGCCTGTTTCTGACCCTCCTACAGGAATGTGCCTGTTTCTGACCCTCCTACAGGAATGTGCCTGTTTCTGACCCTCCTACAGGAATGTGCCTGTTTCTGACCCTCCTACAGGAATGTGCCTGTTTCTGACCCTCCTACAGGAATGTGCCTGTTTCTGACCCTCCTACAGGAATGTGCCTGTTTCTGACCCTCCTACAGGAATGTGCCTGTTTCTGGCCCTCCTACAGGAATGTGCCTGTGCCCATGTCAGGGAAAACTGATAGGGTCTTCCTTCTGATTCACCTAAGGAAACCCCCATATACTGTGTGAGTGTTACACACAGCTAGGCTGTGAATGATCAGTTACCACCCAGGGATGTGATCAGGGCAGAAAAATATACCAGGCACTCTGATTTTTAAATAAAAACACACCAAAAACAGATGACCATGCTTTGTAACGTTtctaaaaacaagaaatgtgataTTACTCTTTCATTTTTTTGTGACTGGATTTTTTAAACCAAAATATCATAGACAAATTGTTGAGTTGGCCCTTTAAGGGCGGGAGGTTACCTTGGTGTGTGCGATTTGGGATCTGACTCTTTGCTATCAGTTGAAGCAACAGACTCAAACTAATGTTGAAAAGCTACTGAACTTGTGAGcaaaacaatgtaaatagccAAGGAACACAAAGACAAAGTCTCACTTTGTAGACGTTTGTGGAACGTAAGACCAACGTTTATGTCTGTGCACAGTGCCTCCAAAAGGAATCTATCAGCATTTCACTCAGTGAGCTCAGCTGTGCCAGATGGGACATATAGTTGAAGTCTCTgagtttacacacaccttagccaactcagtttttcacaattcctgacatttaatcatagtaaaaaattctctgtcttaggtcagttaggatcaccaccttgTTTTAAGactgtgaaatatcagaatactagtagagaatgatttccgcttttatttctttcatcacattcccagtgggtcagaagtttacatacagtcaattagtatttggtagcattgcctttaaattgtttaactaaggtcaaatgtttcaggtagccttccacaataagttgggtgaattttggcccattcctcctgacagagctggtgtaactgagtcaggtttgtaggcctccttgctcatacactctttttcagttctgcccacacattttcttcgggattgaggtctgggctttgtgatggccactccaataccttgactttgtcctcaagccattttaccacactttggaagtatgcttggggtcattgtccatttggaagacccatttgtgaccaagctctaacttcctgactgatgtcttgagatgttgcttcaatatatccacataattttcccttcctcatgatgccatctattttgtgaagtgcaccagtccctcctgcagcaaagtaccctgacaacatgatgctgccacccctgtgcttcacggtgtggatggtgttcttcgccttgcaagcctcccctttttcctccaaacatagtgatggtcattatggccaaacagttctatttttgtttcatcagaccagaggacatttctccaaaaagtacgatctttgtccccatgtgcagttacaaactgtagtctggtttttatatggcagttttggattagatgaaccagacttgtggaggtctacactttcTTTTCTgacgtcttggctgatttcttgtgattttcccatgatgtcaagcaaagaggacctgagtttgaaggtaggccttgaaatacatccacaggtacacctccaattgactaaaattatgtcaattagcctatcagaagcttcgaaagccatgatattttctggaattctccaagctgtttaaaggcacagtcaacttagtgtatgtaaacttctgactcactggaattgtgatacagtgaattataagtgaaataatctgtctaaacaattgttagaaaaatgacttgtgtcatgcacaaagtagatgtcctgaccgacttgccaaaactatagtttgttaacaagaaatttgtggagtggttgaaaaatgagttttaatgactccaacctaagtgtatgaaaacttcagacttcaactgtaggtttgATATTTCTTTGTGGAATTAGCAGCTTTGAAACAAAATACTTTAAATACTTTAAAAACAGATACTGCAACATTTTCTGAACACTAACTCACATGTGCTCATACTTGACTTTGGACTTTTTATTCAGGAATGTAATGCTCCCACTGTAGAGTCCTGCACATTGACCACCCGCCAATGGGGTTGGTGAAATATACATTTTACCCGCAGGTGTTGGGTGTTAATTCTATGCCCTGGATGTGATCGAGGGCTgtcgacctgtgtgtgtgtcctgtgcgTTTCTCTTTGTCGGGTGTCGGGTGTTAACTTTATGCCCTGGATGTGATTGAGAGCTGTCgacctgtgtgtgtcctgtgcgTTTCTCTTTGTCGGGTGTTAATTCTATGCCCTGGATTGATTGAGCTgtcgacctgtgtgtgtgtcctgtgcgTTTCTCTTTGTCGGGTGTCGGGTGTTAGCCCTGGATGTGATTGAGAGCTgtcgacctgtgtgtgtgtcctgtgcgTTTCTCTTTGTCAG
This is a stretch of genomic DNA from Oncorhynchus gorbuscha isolate QuinsamMale2020 ecotype Even-year unplaced genomic scaffold, OgorEven_v1.0 Un_scaffold_3003, whole genome shotgun sequence. It encodes these proteins:
- the LOC124027213 gene encoding selenocysteine insertion sequence-binding protein 2-like, which translates into the protein MDSCDKDVKLSAEVEPFVPQKNGLEGALVTMSVSGGGEGGGGVEPTPIPSYLITCYPFVQENQSNRQQHPMYSGGGDLRWQ